In the genome of Palaemon carinicauda isolate YSFRI2023 chromosome 13, ASM3689809v2, whole genome shotgun sequence, one region contains:
- the LOC137652301 gene encoding uncharacterized protein, translating into MRKKLKALKGSVGRVEEGVEMMMRENEEQLEKQMEAMMGKVMGMMKTFMGEGAVGGVITVSCNGVIVEEKANVSDNGEGSDSEIKDKGIRRNDDKRKCERKNEKKSKSNEKKQKNKSQDESEDDHQ; encoded by the coding sequence ATGCGAAAGaaactgaaagcgctaaagggatCTGTAgggagagtggaagagggtgttgagatgatgATGCGAGAGAATGAGGAACAATTGGAAaaacaaatggaagctatgatggggaaagtaatgggaatgatgaaaactttcatgggtgaaggtgcagtagGAGGAGTGATAACTGTTTCGtgtaatggggtgatagtggaagaaaaggctaatgtaagtgataatggggaagggagTGATAGCGAGAttaaagataagggaattaggcgtAATGATGATAAACGGAAATGTgaaaggaagaatgagaagaaaagtaAAAGTAATGAGAAGAAGCAAAAGAATAaaagtcaggatgagagtgaggatgatcatcaatag